In Silene latifolia isolate original U9 population chromosome X, ASM4854445v1, whole genome shotgun sequence, the following proteins share a genomic window:
- the LOC141617060 gene encoding uncharacterized protein LOC141617060, whose translation MFDNKPLVVKPWSETTSLAKEKVKAVPIWIRLCGLGLKFWGENTLAKLGSQFGTFMRADGATMDKTRLGYARLMVEVQVGQALPDKLFLKDEKGMDVCVLVEYEWRPDVCSDCKGIGHTTEQCRKKAAAPPAAPAPVKPKQVQVWRPIVRPAPPQTAVPPRKSPPSPKFGGPTYHNSRVLIPVSPIIQLTRQDHITPPSPMKSYAEVVSDGESDTSDKNGGTGLYGLVETKVKTQDFTTILNNLGHHWVGINNNLHHPGGRVWVIWDPQVFLVTTRDCTAQQITVDVVEHNSGDNFCFTVVYGFNDENDRKHLWSELQQISTQIAQPWCVCGDFNSILNFNERLGRPVLWNELVDFRQCVESCDITDIQAQGSFFTWNNKQDHATRVYSRIDRCLVSNDWLLKYPASYAYFMNEGLFDHTPIICYRKESCQTKKVSFRYFNMWGMDPDFKELVQMEWNKPVHGISMFQIVTKLRNLKKPLKLLNKNRFSDIEKAAAVARQQLDDIQTEQQRHPGDMTLRQNEREAAKVFSNLQKAQFSFLQQKAKTEWLKEGDENTAFYHRKIKARQVHNKVLQIKDKQGQLHSDPEAIEHSFLAYYQDLLGTSKPVNKIHVPTVSSGNTISLDHATILLKPVTFDEVKECIFSIPSTKSPGPDGYTSQFFKDSWDIVGGGGGYL comes from the exons ATGTTTGATAACAAGCCATTAGTAGTGAAACCATGGTCTGAAACAACGTCCCTTGCTAAGGAGAAAGTGAAAGCTGTTCCTATATGGATTAGGTTGTGTGGTTTGGGATTGAAATTTTGGGGAGAAAACACTTTGGCTAAGCTGGGATCTCAATTTGGTACCTTTATGCGTGCTGATGGTGCTACTATGGACAAAACTAGATTGGGATATGCTAGGCTTATGGTAGAGgttcaagtgggtcaagcattgCCTGACAAATTATTTTTGAAGGATGAGAAAGGAATGGATGTCTGTGTGTTGGTTGAATATGAATGGCGACCTGATGTATGCTCTGACTGTAAGGGAATAGGACACACTACTGAACAATGCAGGAAGAAAGCTGCAGCACCTCCAGCTGCACCTGCTCCTGTTAAACCCAAACAGGTTCAGGTCTGGAGACCTATTGTGAGGCCTGCACCTCCTCAGACTGCTGTGCCACCTAGAAAGTCTCCTCCTTCACCTAAGTTTGGGGGTCCAACATATCACAATTCTAGAGTCCTTATTCCTGTGAGTCCCATTATTCAACTTACTAGACAGGATCATATCACTCCTCCATCACCTATGAAATCCTATGCTGAAGTTGTCAGTGATGGTGAGAGTGATACATCTGACAAGAATGGGGGAACtg GTCTTTATGGTTTGGTTGAAACAAAGGTGAAGACTCAGGATTTTACTACTATCCTTAATAATCTGGGTCATCACTGGGTTGGTATTAATAACAACTTACATCATCCTGGAGGTCGTGTCTGGGTAATTTGGGATCCTCAGGTGTTTCTTGTGACTACTAGAGACTGTACTGCTCAGCAAATCACAGTTGATGTGGTTGAACATAATTCTGGAGATAATTTTTGTTTCACAGTTGTTTATGGGTTTAATGATGAGAATGATAGGAAGCATTTATGGAGTGAGTTGCAACAAATCAGTACTCAGATTGCTCAGCCTTGGTGTGTATGTGGGGACTTCAACTCTATTCTTAACTTTAATGAGAGACTTGGTAGGCCTGTCTTGTGGAATGAACTGGTTGATTTCAGACAGTGTGTTGAATCCTGTGACATCACTGACATTCAAGCCCAGGGATCATTCTTTACTTGGAATAACAAACAAGATCATGCTACTAGGGTCTATTCTCGTATTGATAGATGTCTTGTCTCTAATGACTGGCTGCTCAAATATCCTGCTAGCTATGCCTATTTTATGAATGAAGGGCTTTTTGATCATACCCCTATCATCTGCTATAGGAAGGAGAGTTGCCAAACTAAGAAAGTTTCGTTCAGATACTTCAACATGTGGGGCATGGATCCTGATTTCAAAGAGTTGGTCCAAATGGAGTGGAACAAACCTGTCCATGGCATTAGTATGTTTCAGATTGTCACTAAGTTAAGAAATCTGAAGAAACCTCTGAAGTTACTGAACAAAAATAGATTTTCTGATATTGAAAAGGCTGCTGCTGTGGCAAGGCAGCAGCTGGATGATATTCAAACTGAACAGCAGAGGCATCCAGGGGACATGACTCTTAGACAAAATGAGAGGGAAGCTGCTAAGGTCTTTTCTAACCTTCAAAAAGCTCAGTTCAGTTTCCTGCAACAAAAAGCTAAAACTGAATGGCTCAAAGAGGGGGATGAAAATACTGCTTTCTATCATAGGAAGATTAAAGCTAGGCAAGTGCATAACAAGGTCCTCCAAATTAAGGATAAGCAGGGGCAGCTTCATTCTGATCCTGAAGCCATTGAACACTCTTTCTTGGCTTATTATCAAGATTTACTGGGGACTAGCAAGCCTGTGAACAAAATTCATGTGCCTACTGTAAGCTCAGGTAATACTATTTCGCTTGATCATGCTACCATTCTCCTCAAACCTGTGACTTTTGATGAGGTCAAAGAATGTATCTTCTCCATTCCTTCTACTAAATCTCCTGGGCCTGACGGCTATACTAGCCAATTCTTCAAGGACTCTTGGGAtattgtgggggggggggggggatatcTTTAA